The following are from one region of the Endozoicomonas sp. 4G genome:
- a CDS encoding CesT family type III secretion system chaperone produces MSFDHLMKAVARNNQLGELDFRDNRYYLTIDSRIEFTCFQANGRFFIHGIIAQLPPGEKDQENVLRNLMTKTVGLATTQRVILSIEPEKEALALHYSCSLQGMNEELIEEALAEFANNFEYYLMEVSQEQTVMPTMPTMIMP; encoded by the coding sequence ATGAGTTTTGATCATCTGATGAAGGCCGTTGCCCGCAATAATCAGCTGGGTGAACTGGATTTTCGCGATAACCGCTATTACCTCACCATCGACAGCCGCATTGAGTTCACTTGTTTTCAAGCTAATGGGCGATTCTTTATCCATGGCATTATTGCCCAGCTGCCACCCGGTGAAAAAGATCAGGAAAATGTACTCCGAAACTTGATGACTAAAACCGTGGGTCTGGCAACGACCCAGCGGGTTATTCTGTCCATAGAGCCTGAGAAAGAAGCATTAGCTTTGCATTATTCCTGCTCGCTTCAGGGAATGAATGAAGAACTTATTGAGGAAGCCCTGGCTGAGTTTGCCAATAACTTTGAGTATTACCTCATGGAAGTCAGTCAGGAACAGACCGTCATGCCAACAATGCCAACGATGATCATGCCATGA
- the sctD gene encoding type III secretion system inner membrane ring subunit SctD: protein MIEFYLKILSGNHQGAEIPLEPGSHSLGKSDQCDLVLTDESLSDQELVINISPEGQINLSSQSEDGLLYKNGLPQGSALNADHFDIITSSQLFFSLGPVDADWPDQPLPELHRPEPEPAADQDIDAEQNEDEGFPDAPDILIDDEEVDDDDLNSLSDELNEIDNDNDEEDEEDEDDSEDFENPLKNIDRKWLIGVPASILTFFLLLILLLTGGSEEAPPKMSHLDQAKQIRSQLNQKNIKLKELPDQSILVSGYTLTMSDKQTIQRELREQGIPFSSQLVVMSELRANADALLKNQGHTSLSLELDNSPGSLVMTGYVASSEELQKIIAALKQEVHGLVSVVDQVENQAGRLNTLKSMLREKGLSPRIHLIQKPNQITLEGHLLDDEQVYNLNDVITRFRKQYGNQPQLRLATKTAGAPAKVISTPLAPSLKIRSVSMGRVPFVTMEDGAKYLIGAKLANGYIIEDINLDYLLLSKGTDRIKYRLGGNSEGSTNRQ, encoded by the coding sequence ATGATCGAGTTTTACCTCAAAATACTCTCCGGTAATCACCAGGGGGCTGAAATCCCACTGGAACCCGGCAGTCACTCTCTGGGCAAGAGCGATCAGTGTGATTTGGTCCTGACCGACGAATCACTCAGTGACCAGGAGCTGGTGATCAACATCAGCCCGGAAGGTCAAATCAACCTGTCCAGTCAATCTGAAGACGGATTGCTTTACAAAAACGGTCTGCCCCAGGGCTCGGCCCTGAATGCCGATCACTTTGACATCATAACCTCCAGCCAACTATTTTTTTCTCTGGGCCCTGTGGACGCCGACTGGCCTGATCAACCCCTGCCAGAGCTTCATAGACCTGAACCAGAACCGGCAGCAGATCAGGATATTGACGCTGAACAGAATGAAGATGAGGGCTTCCCTGATGCTCCTGACATCCTGATAGACGATGAAGAGGTTGATGATGATGACCTGAACAGCCTGAGCGATGAACTGAATGAAATAGATAATGATAACGACGAGGAAGACGAAGAGGATGAAGACGACTCAGAAGACTTTGAGAACCCTCTGAAGAATATTGACCGGAAATGGTTGATCGGCGTCCCGGCCAGCATTTTGACATTTTTCCTGCTTCTTATCCTGTTGCTTACAGGTGGCTCTGAAGAGGCACCTCCCAAAATGAGCCACCTTGACCAGGCCAAACAGATCCGCAGTCAACTGAACCAGAAAAACATCAAACTGAAAGAACTGCCTGACCAGAGCATTCTGGTCTCTGGCTATACCCTGACAATGAGTGATAAACAAACCATCCAGCGTGAACTTCGTGAACAGGGGATTCCTTTCAGTTCACAACTGGTGGTGATGAGTGAATTAAGAGCCAATGCCGATGCACTTTTGAAGAATCAGGGACATACATCCCTCAGCCTGGAGCTGGATAACTCTCCTGGCTCACTGGTTATGACCGGTTACGTTGCCAGCTCTGAGGAGCTGCAAAAAATCATTGCCGCCCTGAAACAGGAGGTTCACGGACTGGTTTCCGTTGTCGATCAAGTAGAAAATCAGGCGGGTCGCCTTAACACTCTTAAGTCCATGCTCAGGGAGAAAGGCCTGAGCCCCCGCATACATTTGATACAAAAACCTAACCAAATCACTTTAGAAGGCCACCTTCTGGACGATGAACAGGTATATAACCTGAACGACGTGATCACCCGTTTCAGAAAACAATACGGCAATCAGCCCCAGCTGAGATTAGCGACCAAAACGGCTGGAGCACCTGCCAAAGTGATCAGTACCCCACTGGCTCCTTCTCTGAAGATTCGGTCAGTGAGTATGGGAAGGGTGCCCTTTGTCACCATGGAAGATGGGGCCAAATACCTGATCGGCGCAAAACTGGCCAACGGGTATATAATTGAAGATATTAATCTTGACTATCTTTTATTATCAAAAGGCACAGATCGGATCAAATATCGTCTTGGAGGCAACAGTGAAGGATCCACAAACCGACAATGA
- a CDS encoding HigA family addiction module antitoxin yields the protein MFNPMHPGEVLKESYLEPLNISVTEAARRLGVARKTLSELVNQRSNVSVEMAYKLAKACNTSPKLWLNIQLTLPALSGEGS from the coding sequence ATGTTCAACCCAATGCACCCCGGCGAAGTTCTCAAAGAATCTTACCTGGAACCACTGAATATCAGCGTAACAGAGGCCGCCAGACGTCTGGGCGTTGCGCGCAAAACCTTGTCTGAACTGGTCAATCAGAGATCAAATGTCAGCGTTGAGATGGCTTACAAATTAGCTAAAGCCTGCAATACCTCTCCTAAGCTGTGGCTGAACATACAGCTGACACTCCCCGCCCTTTCGGGCGAGGGTTCTTAG
- a CDS encoding EscE/YscE/SsaE family type III secretion system needle protein co-chaperone: MKDPQTDNEKVRLSGLEDRLILDTDGELREQVLQELVDEAFRLKSERDKGLSPDEFETNNKMITALMAAVEVVDKTWNTHHKKS; encoded by the coding sequence GTGAAGGATCCACAAACCGACAATGAGAAAGTCCGCCTCTCTGGCCTCGAAGATCGCCTGATTCTCGACACAGACGGTGAACTCAGAGAGCAGGTGCTGCAGGAATTGGTGGATGAAGCCTTTCGCCTCAAGTCAGAGCGGGATAAAGGGCTTTCTCCCGATGAGTTTGAGACCAACAACAAGATGATCACAGCCTTGATGGCCGCTGTTGAAGTGGTTGACAAGACCTGGAACACTCATCACAAAAAGAGCTGA
- a CDS encoding transposase encodes MKTKRAYKERFYPTPGQTQLLAQSFGCARFVYNNTLRFRTDAYYKDGKSISHSEVEKRLVSLKTEFPFLADVSSVILQQKLRDQQEAFKKFCNGKAKYPKFKKRHSRQSIRLTKAAFRYKDGQLFIAKSKDPLNIRWSRPLASEPSSITISKDRAGRYFVSMLCEFEAKPMPISNKTVGIDLGLNDLFITSEGEKSGNPRHTKRYEIKLAYLQRQMSKKQKGSSNRAKAKLKVARLHAKIADCRMDATHQASRKLINENQVVCVESLNVKGMIKNPKLSKHIADANWGEFVRQLKYKADWAGRDLVKIDRFFPSSKRCSGCGFVHESLPLSIREWECPECKTHHDRDINAAKNIKTAGLAGLACGATGTGVEA; translated from the coding sequence ATGAAGACTAAGCGAGCCTACAAAGAACGATTCTACCCAACACCTGGGCAAACTCAGCTACTTGCTCAGTCGTTTGGTTGTGCTCGATTTGTTTATAACAATACGCTTCGTTTTCGCACTGATGCCTACTACAAAGACGGGAAATCCATATCCCACTCTGAGGTAGAAAAAAGGCTTGTCTCGCTCAAGACAGAGTTTCCATTTCTGGCTGATGTATCCAGCGTGATTCTTCAACAAAAGCTTAGAGATCAGCAAGAGGCTTTCAAGAAATTTTGTAATGGAAAAGCCAAATACCCTAAATTCAAGAAAAGACACTCAAGACAAAGTATCCGGCTAACAAAGGCCGCTTTCAGATACAAAGATGGTCAGCTTTTCATTGCCAAAAGCAAAGATCCGCTGAATATCCGATGGAGCCGACCACTGGCTTCTGAGCCTTCCAGTATTACCATCAGCAAGGATCGGGCAGGCCGGTACTTTGTGTCCATGCTGTGTGAGTTTGAAGCTAAACCAATGCCTATTAGTAACAAAACAGTAGGCATTGATTTAGGTTTGAATGATCTGTTCATCACTTCAGAGGGTGAAAAATCCGGTAACCCAAGGCACACCAAACGCTACGAGATAAAGCTCGCCTATCTTCAGCGTCAGATGTCAAAAAAGCAAAAAGGCAGTAGCAACAGAGCCAAAGCAAAGCTCAAGGTTGCACGACTTCATGCCAAGATTGCCGATTGCCGGATGGATGCCACCCACCAGGCATCACGCAAACTCATTAACGAGAACCAAGTTGTTTGCGTAGAGTCTTTGAACGTGAAGGGCATGATCAAAAATCCAAAGCTGTCCAAGCACATAGCCGATGCAAACTGGGGGGAGTTTGTCCGCCAGTTGAAATACAAGGCTGATTGGGCGGGTAGAGATCTGGTTAAGATAGACCGATTCTTTCCAAGCTCTAAACGCTGTTCCGGTTGCGGATTTGTCCATGAAAGTCTGCCGTTGTCTATTCGTGAATGGGAATGTCCGGAATGCAAAACCCATCACGACCGGGACATTAACGCAGCAAAGAATATCAAAACCGCTGGACTGGCGGGGTTAGCCTGTGGAGCGACTGGAACGGGGGTAGAGGCTTAA
- the sctF gene encoding type III secretion system needle filament subunit SctF, with protein MAQKAANHLNFDHVQDVFGKTAENLDQALKSKISNMDPNNTKDMVEFQVEFNKYMIIEGLRSSIIKSIKDTLQSIIQKL; from the coding sequence ATGGCACAGAAGGCAGCCAACCACTTAAACTTTGATCATGTACAGGATGTATTTGGCAAAACCGCTGAAAATCTTGATCAGGCCCTGAAAAGCAAAATATCGAACATGGACCCTAACAATACCAAGGACATGGTCGAGTTTCAGGTTGAGTTCAACAAATACATGATCATTGAGGGTTTGAGGTCCAGCATCATCAAATCCATCAAGGACACACTCCAGAGCATTATCCAGAAGTTGTAA
- a CDS encoding AMP-binding protein, translated as MEASFWSDKRPAGVAETIDPDRYPNLLAIIEELLEKNASRPAFTGIGYTLTYGEIDRYSQQFANYLREHTSLKPGDRIAIQMPNLLQYPIVVYGAIRAGLIIVNTNPLYTDREMLHQFNDSGAKALVFMDNFGHLVEEVVEKTGIEHLIVTRLADMLPFAKRTLINFAAKHVKKMVKPFNLPKAVPFRDALTQGEACQAIPLENPPSLEDPAVFQYTGGTTGVAKGAVLTQRNLIANMLQAASALSQLDASGQPVQQIGKEIIVAPLPLYHIYAFTVHLLCMPYMGNQNVLIANPRDTKTFIKFIKPWQFTGFIGLNTLFVSLLNHPDFKECDFSQLKLTLSGGTALQKETGIRWQKFTGCYVSEAYGLTECSPAVCMNPFGDIAQLGTAGLPVSSTELKVTNDEGEAQPIGERGELCVRGPQVMKGYWQRPEATAEVLSEDGWLKTGDVAVIKEDGFVKIVDRIKDMILISGFNVYPNEIEDIVASFDRVENCAAIGVPDDVTGERIKLFVIPADDGLTEEDVVAYCREHLTAYKVPKDIEFRRELPMTPVGKILRKDLRKEEQEKAS; from the coding sequence ATGGAAGCATCTTTCTGGAGCGACAAGCGTCCGGCAGGCGTTGCTGAAACCATCGATCCCGATCGCTACCCCAATCTTTTGGCGATCATAGAGGAGCTTCTTGAGAAAAATGCCTCCCGACCGGCATTTACAGGCATCGGGTATACTCTGACCTACGGCGAAATTGATCGCTACAGTCAGCAGTTTGCCAACTACCTTCGTGAACACACCTCCCTGAAGCCTGGCGACCGGATTGCCATTCAGATGCCCAACCTGCTTCAGTATCCCATAGTGGTATACGGAGCAATCAGGGCAGGTCTCATCATTGTTAACACCAACCCCCTCTACACTGATCGGGAAATGTTACATCAGTTTAACGATTCCGGAGCAAAGGCACTGGTATTCATGGATAACTTTGGCCATCTGGTTGAAGAGGTCGTGGAAAAAACCGGCATTGAGCACCTGATCGTAACCCGGCTGGCCGATATGCTGCCATTTGCCAAACGCACCCTGATTAACTTTGCGGCAAAGCACGTCAAGAAAATGGTGAAGCCTTTTAATCTGCCAAAGGCTGTACCTTTCCGGGATGCACTGACTCAAGGCGAAGCCTGTCAGGCTATCCCTCTTGAAAATCCTCCTTCCCTGGAAGATCCTGCCGTTTTCCAATACACGGGGGGAACAACAGGGGTTGCAAAAGGAGCGGTGCTGACTCAACGTAATCTGATTGCCAATATGCTTCAGGCCGCGTCAGCGCTTTCACAGTTAGATGCAAGTGGTCAGCCGGTACAGCAGATTGGTAAAGAAATTATCGTGGCACCCCTGCCTCTTTATCACATTTATGCTTTTACCGTTCATCTGCTTTGCATGCCGTACATGGGGAATCAGAATGTCCTGATTGCCAACCCCAGAGACACCAAGACCTTTATCAAATTTATCAAGCCATGGCAGTTTACCGGTTTCATTGGTTTGAATACGTTGTTTGTCAGCCTGTTGAATCATCCGGATTTCAAGGAGTGTGATTTCAGTCAACTGAAACTCACGCTTTCCGGCGGTACGGCGTTGCAGAAAGAAACCGGCATTCGCTGGCAGAAATTCACCGGCTGTTATGTCTCAGAAGCCTATGGTTTGACGGAGTGCTCTCCGGCTGTTTGTATGAACCCTTTTGGTGACATTGCCCAGCTGGGGACTGCTGGCCTTCCGGTATCCAGCACGGAACTCAAGGTGACTAATGATGAGGGCGAAGCTCAACCCATCGGGGAGCGAGGTGAGCTTTGTGTGCGTGGTCCCCAGGTCATGAAGGGCTATTGGCAAAGGCCAGAAGCTACTGCTGAGGTGTTGTCTGAGGATGGTTGGCTGAAAACTGGCGACGTGGCTGTTATTAAAGAAGACGGCTTTGTTAAAATCGTCGACAGAATTAAGGACATGATTCTGATTTCTGGTTTTAATGTTTATCCCAATGAGATTGAAGACATAGTGGCCAGCTTTGACCGGGTTGAGAATTGTGCAGCCATAGGCGTTCCAGATGATGTTACTGGAGAGAGAATCAAGCTGTTTGTGATTCCTGCAGATGACGGATTAACGGAAGAAGACGTGGTGGCTTACTGCAGGGAGCATCTGACGGCCTACAAAGTGCCTAAAGATATTGAGTTCCGTCGGGAGCTGCCCATGACTCCGGTGGGGAAAATTCTAAGGAAGGACCTGCGTAAGGAAGAGCAGGAAAAAGCTTCCTGA
- a CDS encoding DUF4135 domain-containing protein: protein MMDPISNHTVFGCLVTWAENSISGYNGLRQANEAFLKAVIRYSRFDELHLFLHEAQTAAFRQDWKEYLSQYGAGKNIHILPVHDLPSCLQKYVYTVFHSGDPYIADLASLRERYAAGLFPITGRAHSLSDDARLSRVRDLIFSPIKPCDSILCSSKAQKTVMKRLISSASASVSDTVGAAVPYRGQVSLMPLGIEPARPEAAVGKEGGVLQILCLGRLSAADKMDLHPLLLALNDLFEEGTVTRFQLVIAGAGDAAGEYVRSLLAQAYEFNLEDCIRFELSVDDEKRKQLLAQADVFVALADNVQESFGLAPVEAMRVGVPVILSDWNGYRDLIVSGQEGFLIKTTSADHDDISRPLSLLSKTQAQLIQAQGVAVDIEALKAALSTLLTDESVRKEMSGAAVRRVNETFSWPLVIDQYHRLVEELGEEASRIRHHQGRAVGMPYQDVFGHYASVALQETDVLVATDRGLRVLLMSEKGFFFSQLSHLLDKNEIREVIRKLVTPQTVSSIQKLFPGRQSLLFLLSWMLKYQLVDFSTQTKAGKPAFARLPNWFNADDSCLVNGLVFPEQLRSKWLKPVINQYIKLIQSYVADVDGSENSVLQSIAQSAIEWMDERLLQAIGWLAKDHTLTRYGEVLKLLESKGVEVLIDAYPHWYRNLQKEFFQHVRLTRTLLSRVKQDLSEINHYFFSESRQLVESHQPTSGLIAIRNLQLDSGPPVYQLTFNNGEHLVYKLRDLAIDQLLVGDKQSMAQSLNGWLQDPDALGLFRILNKSSYGYIEFIASETVAQSDDLETYHRRMGVASGFCLMSGLTDIHSRNLHISGNKPYLIDAETALHSPVIMQLQTELQNPELSFLRGMQDSSLGLTGLMKVWENFHTYQIRYSSVKLENGELVAEQPQSITAFLDHLLMEKGRHSLDGAHPSVASQYGKAFVEGFRSSVSAISQHSEQWCDYLESMAGFEVRYQPCWNLNDARKQFRDLHVARELQDLSRARRKGYLLRLAKRITLAGEVSQRWLDAPWQEPVSVLAESVAEGWQAKEQRDFVRKLGESGVFVKRYDGTLQEVSGDYFSVNTIEKQSALIVSLSDHKLRERFLNACQQMIESWFQQHINAGGEMPEELRQTVLEALADRAKKA from the coding sequence ATGATGGATCCAATTTCCAATCACACTGTATTTGGCTGTCTTGTCACCTGGGCAGAAAACTCAATCAGTGGATATAACGGACTGCGTCAGGCTAATGAAGCCTTTTTGAAGGCAGTGATTCGATACAGCCGTTTTGATGAACTGCATCTGTTTCTTCATGAGGCGCAGACAGCCGCTTTCAGGCAAGACTGGAAAGAGTATCTGAGCCAGTACGGGGCGGGCAAAAACATTCATATTCTGCCGGTACATGATCTGCCTTCCTGTTTACAGAAATATGTTTATACCGTCTTCCATTCCGGAGATCCTTATATCGCTGATCTGGCGTCTTTGCGTGAAAGGTATGCAGCTGGATTATTTCCTATCACCGGCAGGGCTCACAGCCTGAGTGACGATGCTCGTCTATCCAGGGTCAGGGATTTGATTTTCTCTCCCATCAAGCCTTGTGACTCCATACTCTGTAGCTCCAAAGCCCAGAAAACGGTGATGAAGCGTTTGATCTCTTCGGCCAGTGCCAGTGTCAGTGATACGGTGGGCGCAGCGGTTCCTTATCGTGGCCAGGTGAGCCTTATGCCTCTGGGTATTGAGCCAGCCAGGCCGGAGGCTGCTGTCGGCAAAGAAGGCGGTGTGCTTCAGATACTCTGTCTTGGCAGGTTATCTGCAGCCGATAAAATGGACCTTCATCCACTATTGCTGGCATTGAATGATCTGTTTGAAGAAGGAACGGTGACCCGGTTTCAGCTGGTGATTGCAGGGGCTGGTGATGCTGCCGGTGAATACGTTCGTTCATTGTTGGCCCAGGCCTATGAGTTCAATCTTGAAGATTGTATTCGCTTTGAGCTCTCTGTTGATGATGAGAAGCGCAAGCAGTTACTGGCCCAGGCGGATGTCTTTGTTGCTCTTGCGGACAATGTGCAGGAGAGTTTTGGACTGGCCCCGGTAGAGGCCATGAGGGTTGGTGTGCCGGTGATTCTTTCGGACTGGAATGGTTATCGGGACCTGATTGTTTCCGGGCAGGAAGGTTTCCTGATCAAAACCACCTCGGCTGACCATGATGATATTTCCCGCCCGCTCAGTCTCCTCAGCAAAACTCAGGCTCAGCTGATCCAGGCCCAGGGAGTGGCTGTTGATATAGAGGCTTTGAAAGCTGCGTTGTCGACCCTGTTGACGGATGAGTCGGTTCGTAAAGAGATGTCCGGGGCGGCTGTTCGAAGAGTGAATGAAACCTTCAGCTGGCCCCTGGTGATTGATCAGTATCACCGACTGGTAGAAGAGTTGGGGGAGGAAGCTTCAAGAATACGACACCATCAGGGCAGGGCAGTGGGGATGCCTTATCAGGATGTGTTTGGGCATTATGCGTCGGTGGCTCTGCAAGAAACGGATGTTCTTGTCGCCACCGACAGAGGTCTGCGGGTTCTGCTGATGTCGGAGAAAGGTTTCTTTTTCAGTCAGCTGAGCCACCTTCTTGATAAAAACGAGATACGAGAGGTGATCAGGAAACTGGTGACACCTCAGACTGTCAGCAGTATTCAAAAGCTGTTCCCTGGCAGGCAATCGTTATTATTTTTATTATCCTGGATGTTGAAATATCAGTTGGTCGATTTTTCTACCCAGACAAAGGCAGGCAAGCCTGCTTTCGCCAGATTGCCCAATTGGTTTAATGCGGATGATTCATGCCTGGTGAATGGTCTGGTATTTCCCGAGCAGCTAAGATCCAAATGGCTCAAGCCTGTTATCAATCAGTACATAAAACTTATTCAGAGTTATGTGGCCGACGTTGATGGTTCTGAAAACAGTGTGCTGCAATCCATTGCCCAGTCGGCCATCGAATGGATGGATGAAAGGCTGCTTCAGGCTATTGGCTGGCTGGCAAAAGATCACACACTGACTCGCTACGGTGAAGTGCTGAAGTTGTTGGAATCCAAAGGGGTGGAGGTACTTATTGATGCTTATCCTCATTGGTATCGAAACCTTCAGAAGGAATTTTTCCAACACGTCAGATTGACCCGTACACTCCTGAGTCGGGTGAAGCAGGACTTGTCTGAAATCAATCATTACTTTTTTTCGGAGAGCCGTCAGCTGGTGGAGAGCCATCAGCCGACTTCTGGTCTGATCGCCATCCGTAATTTGCAACTAGACTCCGGACCACCCGTTTATCAATTGACGTTTAATAATGGTGAACATCTGGTTTACAAATTGAGGGATCTGGCCATTGACCAGTTATTAGTGGGTGATAAGCAGAGCATGGCCCAGTCACTGAATGGTTGGTTGCAGGATCCAGACGCTCTGGGTCTGTTCAGGATACTGAATAAGTCTTCCTACGGTTACATTGAGTTTATTGCCTCGGAAACCGTTGCCCAGAGCGATGATCTGGAAACGTACCATCGTCGTATGGGGGTGGCGTCCGGCTTCTGTCTTATGTCGGGGCTGACTGATATTCACAGTAGAAATCTTCATATCAGTGGTAACAAACCTTACCTTATTGATGCCGAAACAGCGCTGCATAGTCCCGTGATTATGCAATTGCAGACAGAGTTGCAAAACCCTGAGTTGAGTTTTTTAAGGGGCATGCAGGATTCCAGTCTTGGCCTGACGGGTCTGATGAAGGTTTGGGAAAATTTCCACACCTATCAGATTCGATACAGCTCAGTGAAACTGGAAAATGGTGAGCTGGTGGCTGAACAGCCGCAATCAATTACTGCTTTTCTTGATCATCTGCTGATGGAAAAAGGTCGCCACTCTCTGGATGGTGCCCATCCATCGGTAGCCTCTCAATATGGCAAGGCATTTGTGGAAGGCTTCCGCAGTTCGGTGTCCGCCATTTCCCAACATTCAGAACAGTGGTGTGATTACCTGGAGTCGATGGCGGGTTTTGAGGTCAGGTATCAGCCGTGCTGGAATCTGAATGATGCCCGCAAACAGTTTCGAGACCTGCATGTTGCCAGAGAACTGCAGGATCTTTCCAGAGCGCGCCGTAAAGGCTATTTACTGCGTCTGGCTAAACGAATTACGTTGGCTGGCGAAGTTTCTCAGCGTTGGCTTGATGCCCCGTGGCAGGAGCCGGTCAGTGTTCTGGCTGAGTCAGTGGCCGAAGGCTGGCAGGCTAAGGAGCAGCGTGATTTTGTCAGAAAGCTTGGGGAGTCCGGGGTTTTTGTCAAGCGATACGACGGCACCTTGCAGGAGGTGAGTGGTGATTATTTCTCTGTCAATACCATAGAAAAACAGTCAGCGTTGATTGTCAGTCTGTCGGATCATAAGCTCAGGGAGCGATTCCTGAATGCCTGTCAGCAGATGATCGAAAGCTGGTTTCAACAACATATTAATGCGGGAGGGGAAATGCCTGAGGAGCTCAGGCAAACGGTTCTGGAGGCGTTGGCTGACAGGGCGAAAAAGGCTTAA
- a CDS encoding Na+/H+ antiporter NhaC family protein, giving the protein MELLSYSTSSLSLVAPAVAIILAILTRRVLFSLGAGILAGALLLTDFSISNTFSYLLNSFTKIFWDGGLNTGTVFILIFLVMLGIITTLIDVSGGARAFGDWARQRVKSRQGSQLVTALLGMIIFIDDYFNALAVGNIGRPLTDRHGVSRAKLAYLIDSTAAPVCVITPVSSWGAYIIALIGSILVAHEVTEVSAMGAFVSMVPMNLYAIFALALVFCTAAMDLNIGPMLTHERRARAGELYDSRKGTPPGSSETVRSSEKGTVADLVIPVLTLVIATTASLIATGAVALQEAGTPFSILGAFENTNVVNSLIYGGLAGLLVTAVRMLSHNLDASTWGKAVIEGTRSMLPAIYILVLAWVLVDIIGSLETGKYLAELVSSSKIKTGYLPLILFVVSGLMAFSTGTSWGTFGIMLPIAGDMAVVADITMILPMLAAVLAGAVFGDHCSPISDTTILSSTGASCHHIDHVTTQLPYALSTAVVAMVGYLVMGMMDSVVMGFLASAVGFVLLVVLFRKISGRRMAKDVDHLLTE; this is encoded by the coding sequence ATGGAATTACTTAGTTACAGCACATCTTCCCTGTCATTAGTCGCTCCGGCAGTGGCTATTATTCTGGCGATCCTGACCCGCCGAGTACTTTTTTCCCTTGGCGCAGGTATCCTTGCCGGTGCCCTGTTACTGACTGACTTCAGTATCAGCAATACGTTTTCTTACCTCCTCAACAGTTTTACCAAAATCTTCTGGGATGGTGGTCTGAATACCGGCACGGTCTTTATTCTGATTTTCCTGGTGATGCTCGGCATCATTACCACCCTGATTGATGTTTCAGGTGGCGCCAGGGCTTTTGGTGACTGGGCCCGCCAGCGAGTAAAGTCCCGTCAGGGATCGCAACTGGTGACCGCGTTGCTGGGTATGATTATCTTCATTGATGATTACTTTAACGCACTGGCCGTTGGCAATATTGGTCGCCCTCTGACTGACCGCCATGGTGTCTCCAGAGCCAAGCTGGCTTACCTGATTGACTCAACGGCGGCACCGGTCTGTGTCATTACACCTGTCTCCAGCTGGGGGGCGTACATTATTGCCCTGATTGGCAGCATTCTGGTGGCCCATGAAGTCACCGAGGTGAGTGCTATGGGTGCCTTTGTCAGCATGGTGCCAATGAATCTTTATGCCATCTTTGCCCTGGCACTGGTGTTTTGTACTGCCGCTATGGATTTGAATATCGGCCCCATGCTGACCCATGAGCGCCGTGCCCGGGCCGGTGAACTGTACGACAGCCGAAAAGGAACACCCCCAGGTTCTTCTGAGACGGTCAGAAGCAGTGAAAAAGGGACGGTGGCTGATCTGGTGATTCCTGTATTGACTCTGGTGATCGCAACGACTGCCTCTTTAATTGCCACAGGCGCCGTTGCGCTTCAGGAAGCTGGTACGCCCTTCTCCATTCTGGGTGCTTTTGAAAACACCAATGTCGTTAACTCCCTGATCTATGGCGGTCTTGCTGGCCTTCTGGTCACGGCGGTTAGAATGCTCAGCCATAATCTGGATGCCTCAACCTGGGGTAAGGCGGTGATAGAAGGTACCCGCTCCATGCTGCCTGCTATTTATATTCTGGTGTTGGCCTGGGTGCTGGTGGATATCATCGGCTCACTGGAAACCGGCAAGTACCTGGCCGAGCTGGTGAGCAGTTCAAAGATTAAGACCGGCTACTTACCGCTGATCCTGTTTGTGGTCTCCGGGTTGATGGCTTTTTCCACCGGCACCAGCTGGGGCACGTTTGGCATCATGCTCCCCATAGCGGGGGATATGGCAGTGGTTGCCGACATTACGATGATTCTGCCCATGCTGGCCGCGGTTCTGGCCGGTGCGGTATTTGGTGATCACTGCTCACCGATCTCTGATACCACGATTCTTTCTTCCACAGGGGCCTCCTGTCACCATATCGATCATGTGACGACTCAGCTTCCTTATGCCCTGAGTACTGCTGTTGTTGCCATGGTGGGTTATCTGGTGATGGGTATGATGGATTCCGTCGTCATGGGTTTTCTTGCTTCTGCAGTCGGCTTTGTTCTGCTTGTGGTTTTATTTCGCAAAATATCTGGCAGGCGCATGGCCAAAGATGTTGATCATCTGCTGACAGAATAA